Proteins from one Gibbsiella quercinecans genomic window:
- a CDS encoding MSMEG_0568 family radical SAM protein: MTTPSLSRQQLITELLTQGVNVVNPSEQHVSRHGGAGPSDHQAVTIDGVTVMVPIYTQTARHSAWQVKHAEQGKTTLLKNQIPVRDITFAHKPRFYDLQTADGIPYSHIATLHGTDVLATTVLQTCIRYENRRKACQFCAIGQSLAAGSTIAHKTPQQLAEVAKAAVELDGVKHMVMTTGTPSGSDRGARLLVESAQAIKAAVDLPLQGQCEPPGDPVWFTRMKEAGIDALGMHLEAVTPEVRARIMPGKAQVTIEQYMVAFEQAVAVFGRGQVSTYILAGMGDTPEAILAISERLIALGVYPFVVPFVPISGTPLEHHPAPSTAFMASILEPLGRMLREGQLRSSDIKAGCGRCGACSSLSSFEQAVA; the protein is encoded by the coding sequence ATGACGACGCCGAGCCTGTCCAGACAACAACTGATTACTGAACTGCTGACGCAGGGCGTGAATGTGGTGAACCCGTCGGAACAGCATGTGAGCCGCCACGGCGGCGCCGGCCCTTCGGATCATCAGGCGGTCACTATCGACGGCGTAACGGTAATGGTGCCGATCTACACCCAAACCGCGCGCCATTCGGCATGGCAGGTGAAGCATGCCGAACAGGGCAAAACCACGTTATTGAAAAACCAGATCCCGGTGCGGGACATCACCTTTGCCCATAAGCCGCGGTTCTATGATTTGCAAACCGCAGACGGCATCCCGTACTCGCATATCGCCACGCTGCACGGCACCGATGTGCTGGCCACCACGGTGCTGCAAACCTGTATCCGTTATGAAAACCGGCGCAAAGCCTGCCAGTTTTGCGCCATCGGCCAATCGTTGGCTGCCGGGAGCACTATCGCCCACAAAACTCCGCAGCAGTTGGCCGAGGTGGCCAAAGCGGCGGTTGAGCTGGACGGCGTGAAGCACATGGTGATGACCACCGGCACGCCTTCAGGCAGCGATCGCGGCGCTCGCTTGCTGGTGGAAAGCGCGCAGGCGATCAAGGCTGCGGTGGATTTGCCGTTGCAGGGGCAGTGCGAACCCCCGGGCGACCCGGTGTGGTTCACCCGTATGAAAGAAGCGGGGATCGACGCGCTCGGCATGCACCTGGAAGCAGTAACGCCGGAGGTGCGCGCGCGCATTATGCCCGGCAAGGCCCAGGTGACCATCGAACAATATATGGTGGCCTTTGAGCAGGCGGTGGCCGTTTTTGGCCGCGGGCAGGTCAGCACCTATATTCTGGCCGGCATGGGCGACACGCCTGAAGCCATTCTGGCGATTTCGGAACGGCTGATCGCGCTGGGCGTTTACCCGTTCGTGGTGCCGTTTGTGCCGATCAGCGGCACGCCGCTGGAGCACCACCCGGCGCCCAGCACCGCGTTCATGGCGTCAATTCTCGAACCACTGGGGCGCATGCTGCGTGAAGGGCAACTGCGTTCAAGCGATATCAAGGCGGGGTGCGGCCGCTGCGGCGCCTGTTCATCCTTGTCCAGTTTTGAACAGGCGGTCGCCTGA
- a CDS encoding MSMEG_0567/Sll0786 family nitrogen starvation N-acetyltransferase: MPDYAEYTIKWVTLPWERRQAYALRQRVFCQEQGLFEQHDLDDIDEQAHLLVALGTLAGWHEEVVGTVRIHQPQPGVWFGSRLAVDGSFRRQGQLGPMLIRLAVSSAHALGCREFYAHVQQQNEPLFRRMHWHTLETVTLRGLPHAFMQADLAYYPPCHDPLSGMVLNARLPRVPAELAPLMMRVA; this comes from the coding sequence ATGCCCGACTATGCCGAATACACCATCAAATGGGTCACCCTGCCGTGGGAACGCCGGCAGGCCTACGCCTTGCGCCAGCGGGTGTTTTGCCAGGAACAGGGGCTGTTTGAACAGCACGATCTGGATGACATCGACGAACAGGCCCACCTGCTGGTGGCGCTAGGCACCCTTGCCGGTTGGCATGAAGAAGTGGTGGGCACGGTGCGCATTCACCAGCCGCAGCCTGGCGTGTGGTTCGGTTCGCGGCTGGCAGTCGACGGCAGCTTTCGCCGGCAGGGCCAACTCGGGCCGATGCTAATCCGCCTGGCGGTCAGCAGCGCCCACGCGCTCGGCTGCCGAGAGTTCTACGCGCACGTTCAGCAACAGAACGAGCCGCTGTTCCGGCGTATGCACTGGCACACGCTGGAGACGGTGACCTTGCGCGGCCTGCCGCATGCCTTTATGCAGGCCGATCTGGCCTATTACCCTCCCTGCCACGATCCGCTTAGCGGCATGGTGCTTAACGCTCGCCTGCCGCGAGTGCCGGCGGAGCTGGCGCCGCTGATGATGAGGGTGGCCTGA
- a CDS encoding sll0787 family AIR synthase-like protein: protein MELPELLTAVRQHSGIAHKSDIQQVAAALQQAWPLAGHPNGDDCAVLPAADGFSLLAMEGFINGFVEQDPWFAGWCGVMVNLSDIAAMGGRPQAVVNALWSEQGDKAEQILQGMAAASRAFQVPIVGGHTNLRSNQAQLAVAVLGHARRVLSSFAVTPGLTLIAAINLAGRWHPPGLNWDAATAAEPAALRRALALLPALAEEQRVIGAKDISQAGLLGTLVMMMESAQVGATVDLAAVPKPAACGWQEWLCAFPSFGYLLATEAQQAEAVIARFIQAGITAAAIGTFDDSLRLTVAHNGERGCFWDLHTQPLTGMGK, encoded by the coding sequence ATGGAATTGCCGGAACTGCTTACGGCGGTGCGCCAGCACAGCGGCATTGCGCACAAAAGCGATATCCAGCAGGTGGCCGCCGCGTTGCAACAAGCCTGGCCGCTGGCCGGCCACCCGAACGGTGACGATTGCGCGGTGCTGCCCGCCGCAGACGGCTTCAGCCTGCTGGCAATGGAAGGTTTTATCAATGGCTTTGTGGAACAGGACCCTTGGTTCGCCGGCTGGTGCGGCGTGATGGTGAACCTGAGCGATATCGCCGCCATGGGCGGGCGGCCGCAGGCGGTGGTCAATGCGCTATGGAGCGAGCAGGGCGACAAGGCCGAACAGATTTTGCAGGGCATGGCGGCGGCATCGCGGGCGTTTCAGGTGCCGATTGTCGGCGGGCACACCAACCTGCGCAGCAACCAAGCGCAACTGGCGGTGGCGGTGCTGGGGCACGCCCGGCGGGTGTTGAGCAGCTTTGCAGTCACGCCCGGGCTAACGCTGATCGCCGCCATCAATCTGGCGGGGCGCTGGCACCCGCCGGGGTTGAACTGGGATGCCGCCACCGCTGCCGAGCCGGCGGCACTGCGCCGGGCGCTGGCGCTGTTGCCCGCGCTGGCGGAGGAACAGCGGGTGATCGGCGCCAAAGACATCAGCCAGGCCGGCCTGCTGGGCACGCTGGTGATGATGATGGAAAGCGCGCAGGTGGGGGCAACGGTGGATCTGGCTGCGGTGCCCAAACCTGCGGCGTGCGGCTGGCAAGAGTGGCTGTGTGCCTTCCCCAGTTTTGGCTACCTGTTGGCTACTGAAGCACAGCAGGCGGAAGCGGTTATCGCCCGTTTCATCCAGGCCGGGATTACTGCGGCGGCGATTGGAACCTTTGATGATTCGCTGCGCCTGACCGTTGCGCATAACGGCGAGCGTGGCTGTTTTTGGGATTTGCATACCCAGCCGTTAACCGGCATGGGCAAATAA
- a CDS encoding MSMEG_0570 family nitrogen starvation response protein, with product MPAMNFVVCWPDGSKENCYSPSTAIEKHLIVNHTYTVEAFVLAAQTALDEASARVAAKFGYACSSAMDQSRAIGQKAQQFAATDPVVVEKITVIGQ from the coding sequence ATGCCTGCAATGAATTTTGTCGTGTGTTGGCCGGACGGCAGCAAAGAGAACTGTTATTCGCCGTCTACCGCCATCGAAAAACATTTGATCGTTAACCACACCTATACGGTGGAGGCGTTTGTGCTCGCCGCACAAACCGCGCTGGATGAAGCCAGCGCACGCGTTGCCGCCAAATTCGGCTATGCCTGCTCCAGCGCGATGGATCAATCCCGCGCCATTGGGCAGAAGGCACAACAGTTCGCCGCTACCGATCCGGTTGTGGTTGAGAAAATTACGGTGATCGGGCAATGA
- a CDS encoding MSMEG_0569 family flavin-dependent oxidoreductase: MQRNQFPVVIVGGGQAGLAMSYCLTQRHIDHVILERNQLAWAWREQRWDNFCLVTPNWQCKLPGFPYDGDDPDGFMVKDQIIDYVQRYADSFNAPLREGISVMRVSQHSDGYLLHTSAGNYYAGQVVIAVGNYHRPRFPAIAARLPAGIVQVHSANYKSAEQLPAGEVLVVGSAQSGAQIAEDLHLSGRKVHLCVGSAPRVSRFYRGRDVVAWLEDMGHYKLTVDDHPLGEDARRKTNHYVTGRDGGRDIDLRAFALQGMQLYGRLLDLRDGKLITADDLAKNLDGADATSQKIKDSIDEWISAQGIDAPSEPRYQPLWQPENPPTEIDLQQANITSIIWAVGFTTDFSWIDLPAFDERGYPLHQRGRSVVPGLYFLGLPWLWTWGSGRFEGVGEDAQHLAGHIAERSGGATAGNSQAVANDYALR; the protein is encoded by the coding sequence ATGCAACGCAATCAATTTCCAGTCGTTATTGTGGGGGGCGGTCAGGCCGGGCTGGCCATGAGCTATTGCCTGACGCAACGCCATATCGATCACGTTATTTTGGAACGGAACCAGTTGGCGTGGGCCTGGCGCGAACAACGCTGGGATAACTTTTGCCTGGTGACGCCGAACTGGCAGTGCAAGCTGCCGGGCTTCCCGTACGACGGCGACGATCCAGACGGCTTTATGGTGAAAGATCAGATTATTGATTACGTCCAGCGTTATGCCGACAGTTTTAATGCCCCGTTGCGTGAAGGCATTAGCGTTATGCGCGTTAGCCAGCATAGCGATGGCTACCTGTTGCACACCAGCGCCGGCAACTATTATGCCGGCCAGGTGGTGATCGCGGTGGGCAATTACCACCGGCCACGCTTCCCGGCGATCGCCGCGCGCCTGCCGGCGGGCATCGTGCAGGTGCATTCGGCCAATTATAAATCGGCGGAGCAACTGCCGGCCGGTGAGGTGCTGGTGGTCGGTTCTGCGCAATCTGGCGCGCAGATTGCTGAGGATCTACACCTGAGCGGGCGCAAGGTGCACCTGTGCGTCGGCAGCGCGCCGCGGGTATCGCGCTTTTATCGCGGGCGGGATGTGGTGGCCTGGCTGGAGGATATGGGGCACTACAAACTGACTGTTGACGATCATCCGTTGGGCGAGGACGCCCGGCGCAAAACCAACCACTACGTCACCGGCCGCGACGGCGGGCGCGATATCGATCTGCGTGCCTTTGCCTTGCAGGGAATGCAGCTCTATGGGCGGCTGCTCGATTTGCGCGACGGCAAACTGATCACCGCCGACGATCTGGCGAAAAACCTGGACGGCGCCGACGCCACGTCGCAAAAAATCAAAGACAGCATCGATGAATGGATTAGCGCGCAGGGGATCGATGCCCCGAGCGAGCCGCGCTATCAACCGCTTTGGCAGCCGGAAAACCCGCCGACGGAGATTGATCTGCAACAGGCCAACATCACCAGCATTATCTGGGCGGTGGGGTTCACCACTGATTTCAGTTGGATCGACCTGCCGGCATTTGATGAACGGGGCTACCCACTGCATCAGCGTGGCCGCTCGGTGGTGCCAGGGCTATATTTCCTGGGGTTGCCGTGGCTGTGGACCTGGGGCTCCGGGCGTTTTGAAGGCGTGGGGGAAGATGCGCAACACCTTGCCGGGCACATCGCCGAACGCAGCGGCGGCGCAACGGCGGGTAACTCGCAGGCGGTGGCGAATGATTATGCGCTGCGTTGA
- a CDS encoding AMP-binding protein, translated as MIMRCVETPERHRFRAAYWRQQAEALDWHTPYQQVAAYQGHGPRSRWFVGGTTNLCHNALDRHLAARGDKTAILHCDYAGQITALSYRELHQEVQAMAWMLHQQGVGKGDRVLICLPMIPQAAIAMLACCRLGAVHVVVYSGLTHEPLAQRIRASQPKSIVTYAGQREQPCAAHLTQALCSSGYRCPLIDVSSAHFQQKRQRALGRTVPCCWLPADAPSHLLYTSGTTGEPKGVVRDTGGYAVALLASIRNIFQLGEDEIFFTSADVGWVTGHSYGVYAPLLAGLTTVMVEASALNKPGARWWQWVQQLGITRMLTVPGAMRMARQQGAPRADLRSLRAIYLAGEPLDEPTRQWVAAVTGIKVEDHYWQTETGWPILTGVGGQLRPVSPRDVEVLDDITGEPCADGVPGTLVIRDTLGPGGMSTLWQDDVEHDQRYWRREQGRWLYSTHDRAVRNAQGAITVLGRMDDVINVGGKRLSTVEVERAVLAIDGVSEAAAVGIAHRLLGQMVSLYLVTSFDAGRDMHQLKQRVRQRIVASCGRHALPRHIYFVVALPRTFSGKVVRKQLASRG; from the coding sequence ATGATTATGCGCTGCGTTGAAACACCGGAGCGGCATCGCTTCCGCGCGGCCTATTGGCGCCAGCAGGCCGAGGCGCTTGACTGGCACACTCCGTACCAACAGGTGGCGGCCTATCAGGGCCACGGCCCGCGCAGCCGCTGGTTTGTGGGCGGCACCACCAACCTTTGCCACAACGCGCTGGATCGCCACCTGGCGGCACGCGGCGACAAAACGGCGATTTTGCACTGCGATTATGCCGGGCAGATCACGGCGTTGAGCTACCGCGAACTGCACCAGGAAGTGCAGGCTATGGCGTGGATGCTGCACCAGCAAGGGGTGGGAAAAGGGGACCGGGTGTTGATTTGCCTGCCGATGATCCCGCAGGCGGCGATCGCGATGTTGGCCTGCTGCCGCCTGGGCGCGGTGCATGTGGTGGTTTATTCCGGGCTAACCCATGAACCGTTAGCCCAGCGTATCCGGGCCAGCCAGCCAAAATCCATCGTCACTTACGCCGGGCAGCGCGAACAGCCCTGCGCCGCACACCTGACGCAGGCGTTGTGCAGCAGCGGCTATCGTTGCCCGTTGATTGACGTGAGCTCCGCTCATTTTCAGCAGAAGCGCCAGCGAGCGCTAGGCCGCACAGTGCCGTGTTGTTGGCTGCCGGCGGACGCGCCCTCGCATCTGCTGTATACCTCGGGCACCACCGGGGAGCCCAAAGGTGTGGTGCGCGACACCGGTGGCTATGCGGTGGCGCTGTTGGCTTCAATACGCAACATCTTTCAATTGGGCGAGGACGAGATCTTTTTCACCAGTGCCGACGTGGGCTGGGTGACCGGGCACAGTTACGGCGTGTATGCACCGCTGCTGGCGGGCCTGACCACCGTGATGGTGGAAGCCAGTGCGCTGAATAAGCCCGGCGCCCGCTGGTGGCAATGGGTGCAACAGTTGGGGATCACCCGGATGCTGACGGTACCCGGCGCGATGCGTATGGCCCGGCAACAGGGAGCGCCCCGCGCCGATCTGCGCAGCCTGCGTGCAATCTATCTTGCCGGCGAACCGTTGGATGAGCCTACGCGGCAGTGGGTGGCCGCCGTCACCGGCATCAAGGTGGAAGATCACTACTGGCAAACGGAAACCGGCTGGCCGATCCTGACCGGAGTAGGCGGCCAACTGCGCCCGGTGTCGCCGCGTGACGTTGAGGTGCTGGACGATATCACCGGCGAACCCTGCGCCGACGGCGTGCCCGGCACATTGGTGATCCGCGATACGCTGGGGCCTGGCGGCATGAGCACGCTGTGGCAGGACGACGTTGAACATGATCAACGCTACTGGCGGCGAGAGCAGGGGCGATGGCTGTATTCCACTCACGATCGTGCAGTGCGCAACGCGCAGGGGGCGATCACCGTGTTGGGTAGAATGGATGATGTGATCAATGTCGGCGGTAAGCGGCTATCGACCGTTGAGGTTGAGCGTGCGGTGTTGGCGATCGACGGCGTCTCGGAAGCGGCGGCGGTTGGCATCGCCCATCGCCTGCTGGGGCAAATGGTGAGCTTGTATCTGGTGACGTCGTTTGATGCGGGCCGCGATATGCACCAGTTGAAACAGCGCGTGCGGCAACGGATCGTGGCCAGCTGCGGCCGGCATGCACTGCCCCGGCATATCTATTTTGTGGTTGCGTTGCCGCGCACCTTTTCCGGCAAAGTGGTGCGCAAGCAATTGGCGAGTCGGGGATGA
- a CDS encoding type II toxin-antitoxin system RelE/ParE family toxin produces MTVSVRWEKRALADREGIYRYLYKEAGLDVANGADDKFESAVSLLEATPEAGIDIGKSGERRKRVLTKFPFIIIYALKRKINEVHILRILHTSRKVSAKYQTQQKS; encoded by the coding sequence GTGACAGTCAGTGTGCGTTGGGAAAAACGAGCGCTGGCAGACCGTGAAGGTATCTATCGTTACCTGTATAAAGAAGCCGGACTGGATGTGGCGAATGGAGCGGATGACAAGTTCGAGTCGGCGGTTTCGCTGCTGGAAGCCACGCCGGAAGCGGGGATCGATATAGGCAAGTCAGGGGAAAGAAGAAAACGGGTGCTGACAAAGTTCCCGTTCATCATTATCTATGCGCTGAAACGAAAGATAAACGAAGTGCATATCCTGCGGATATTACATACCTCTCGCAAGGTGTCGGCAAAATACCAAACGCAACAGAAAAGTTAG
- a CDS encoding damage-inducible protein J, whose amino-acid sequence MSTIHFRIDEEIKRLAMRAAERHQVTLTELMRQRAEELAEEERQHQRNVGDEWLEAQVQEAFSRYDAGESELISNEDASQRMNELKARAARGEL is encoded by the coding sequence ATGAGCACTATCCACTTCAGAATCGATGAGGAAATCAAACGATTGGCGATGCGGGCCGCCGAGCGTCATCAGGTCACGCTGACAGAGTTGATGCGTCAGCGGGCGGAAGAGCTGGCCGAAGAAGAGCGGCAGCATCAGCGTAATGTCGGTGATGAATGGCTTGAGGCACAAGTACAGGAAGCGTTCTCTCGTTATGATGCGGGAGAAAGCGAGCTCATCAGCAATGAGGATGCCAGTCAGCGGATGAATGAACTGAAAGCGCGGGCGGCGCGAGGTGAGTTGTGA
- the tri1 gene encoding ADP-ribosylarginine hydrolase Tri1, whose protein sequence is MLLDLHTDVSSLKIFIHENYPYVIPDGYHQAFQEEGGLHLDYNRWLSDQSNLPDWLHSVGPQLSEETLLDRAKGSLVGLAAGDAVGTTLEFLPRDQKYVDDMIGGGPFQLKAGEWTDDTSMALCLAETYVHCHDLNVTDFRNRLVNWYHYGTNSSNGICFDIGNATRHALEAYLQYGNEWFGNNDARTAGNAEIIRLAPAAIFHRHSLLHTLAQSELQGKATHGAIESMDCCRLLGMILHHLLNGANKSEALATKTCPLNARTALINAGIYKNKTREHIRSSGYVIDTLEAALWAVWNTSNFHDAILLAANLADDADSVAATAGQIAGALYGYSGIPKVWRDKLVEEERISGLAEQLWGHSDPSKR, encoded by the coding sequence ATTTTGTTAGATTTACATACAGATGTTTCCTCTTTGAAAATTTTTATTCATGAGAATTATCCATACGTAATACCTGATGGTTATCATCAGGCTTTTCAAGAAGAAGGTGGTCTGCACTTGGATTATAATCGTTGGCTTAGCGATCAGTCCAATTTACCAGACTGGCTACATTCCGTCGGGCCGCAGCTGAGTGAAGAAACATTACTGGACAGAGCGAAAGGTTCTCTTGTTGGCCTTGCGGCAGGTGATGCTGTTGGCACTACGCTTGAGTTTTTACCTCGCGACCAAAAATACGTCGATGATATGATTGGCGGTGGTCCATTCCAACTTAAAGCGGGGGAATGGACTGATGATACGTCTATGGCGCTTTGCCTGGCCGAAACTTACGTACACTGCCATGATCTAAACGTGACCGATTTTAGAAATCGTTTAGTGAACTGGTATCACTATGGTACAAACAGTTCGAATGGCATTTGTTTTGATATCGGCAATGCAACTCGTCACGCGCTGGAGGCTTACCTGCAATATGGGAATGAGTGGTTCGGCAATAATGATGCGCGCACAGCTGGAAACGCGGAAATAATACGTCTTGCTCCTGCTGCTATTTTTCATCGTCATTCCTTACTACATACCCTGGCACAATCTGAATTACAAGGTAAGGCCACTCATGGAGCGATAGAGTCCATGGACTGCTGCCGTCTGCTGGGAATGATACTGCATCATTTACTTAATGGCGCTAACAAATCTGAGGCCCTGGCAACAAAAACTTGTCCTTTGAATGCCAGAACAGCGCTAATTAATGCAGGAATTTACAAAAATAAAACCCGGGAACATATTCGCTCTAGCGGATATGTGATTGACACGCTTGAAGCAGCGTTGTGGGCTGTTTGGAATACATCGAATTTTCATGATGCTATTTTATTGGCTGCAAATCTGGCTGACGATGCCGATAGCGTCGCAGCGACGGCTGGACAAATTGCAGGAGCGCTGTATGGATACTCTGGAATCCCGAAAGTATGGCGGGATAAACTGGTTGAGGAAGAACGTATTTCTGGTTTGGCTGAACAACTATGGGGTCATTCTGATCCATCTAAAAGATAA
- the comJ gene encoding competence protein ComJ, translated as MGRKNINQGAVIHKDYVIFDPLPEDTFGANIHLALANEFKIDKDTQRCIVVPFYIRNNENIEIASVTEKFKIDLSFEEKLYSLYYEVCEGDEIFYKLTFIPSETPIIPMYLMDDPWGGEKNKSLEIGQV; from the coding sequence GTGGGGAGAAAAAACATTAACCAAGGGGCTGTTATTCATAAGGACTATGTGATTTTTGATCCCCTACCAGAGGATACTTTTGGCGCTAATATTCATTTGGCTTTAGCAAATGAATTTAAAATAGATAAAGACACTCAGCGTTGTATAGTTGTTCCGTTTTATATCAGAAACAATGAAAACATTGAGATTGCTTCGGTCACAGAGAAGTTCAAAATAGATTTGAGCTTTGAAGAAAAATTATATTCTCTTTATTATGAGGTTTGTGAAGGGGATGAAATATTTTATAAGTTAACATTCATTCCTTCTGAAACGCCAATAATACCGATGTATTTAATGGATGATCCTTGGGGAGGGGAAAAGAATAAATCCCTTGAGATAGGGCAAGTTTAG